The following proteins come from a genomic window of Salvia hispanica cultivar TCC Black 2014 chromosome 4, UniMelb_Shisp_WGS_1.0, whole genome shotgun sequence:
- the LOC125185119 gene encoding uncharacterized protein LOC125185119 isoform X4 encodes MTLRPSTPEIVCLQCGDVGFRNSFVYCVKCVKYAVHRQLNVTCYSFLFLFSYCLNVVPKSLNEFVRWLCDDCEAEVKNQRPHLKIYDTRNKTRNCSTSKHIQRDSGTGTKEKCIVVLTKEEPVSQSSDLCAKMDLVELSATDSDCHVAGLRMIDEAIVLSADESKRHEQSSSHSHKEENIEDNLVLSTLSADDTSRKDCSVEKRSASPVSDLRKGWDTLCSNTSDRPHNECTNVGFNERAKLASESTLSEDMKGITASLKRYYGLHRGSDVKTNPALSRFSSDSGSLGSSKKMKPDTPSAANLNGHKRKPLFAQRVKKHKGFDSGTPSACMTAERSINPTCDGFPKDSTILPPDDCQIRAEPVMEPIWRGSFSISNNQHEILEDIMAHMSLSACQKVYNEARQFIPLLHLEMLPRSHVWPQRFESSESSAGNIALYFFPSERSERFYDNLVDEMVEEDLALKAIVKNAELLVFPSTKLPLSHWRFQGKYYMWGVFREKQAREASRCPSSYSPVMHRDRVDENGVVAANFGGESPITPLSNCSSKF; translated from the exons GAGATAGTATGTTTGCAGTGTGGTGACGTAGGATTCCGTAATTCATTTGTGTACTGTGTCAAATGCGTCAAATATGCTGTGCATCG GCAGCTGAACGTGACATGTTACAGCTTTCTGTTTCTTTTTAG CTATTGCCTTAACGTAGTACCCAAGTCACTCAATGAATTTGTTCGATGGTTGTGTGATGATTGTGAAGCTGAGGTGAAAAACCAACGGCCTCACCTAAAAATTTACGACACTCGTAACAAAACAAGAAACTGCTCAACTTCAAAGCATATTCAACGCGACTCTGGAACAGGAACAAAGGAAAAATGTATAGTGGTGCTCACGAAAGAAGAGCCTGTGTCTCAATCTAGTGATCTGTGTGCAAAGATGGACTTGGTTGAACTGTCTGCAACTGACAGTGACTGTCACGTTGCGGGCTTGAGAATGATAGACGAGGCTATCGTTCTTTCAGCAGATGAAAGCAAAAGACATGAGCAGAGCTCTTCCCATTCGCACAAGGAGGAAAATATCGAGGATAATCTGGTTTTGAGTACATTATCGGCTGATGATACATCTCGGAAAGATTGTTCCGTGGAAAAGAGAAGTGCGAGTCCAGTGTCCGACCTGAGAAAAGGCTGGGATACACTTTGTAGTAACACCTCGGATAGGCCTCATAACGAATGCACTAATGTTGGCTTCAATGAGCGTGCTAAATTGGCTAGTGAATCTACATTATCGGAAGATATGAAGGGCATTACAGCCTCTTTGAAGAGATATTACGGCCTGCATCGTGGGTCAGATGTCAAGACTAATCCTGCGTTGTCTCGTTTCTCGTCAGACAGTGGTTCTTTGGGAAGTTCAAAGAAGATGAAACCTGACACGCCTTCTGCAGCTAATCTCAATGGCCACAAGCGTAAACCTCTGTTTGCTCAACGTGTCAAGAAACACAAAGGGTTCGACTCAGGAACTCCGTCTGCTTGCATGACTGCTGAGAGGAGCATCAATCCAACTTGTGACGGGTTTCCAAAGGATTCAACAATCTTACCACCGGATGATTGCCAAATCCGAGCCGAACCAGTCATGGAACCAATTTGGAG GGGAAGTTTCAGTATTTCCAACAACCAACACGAAATACTAGAGGATATCATGGCTCACATGTCTTTATCGGCATGCCAGAAAGTATACAACGAGGCACGCCAGTTTATACCACTGCTCCACCTAGAAATGCTGCCAAGATCTCATGTCTGGCCACAACGTTTCGAGAGCTCAGAATCGAGTGCTGGAAACATCGCACTCTATTTCTTTCCATCAGAAAG AAGCGAGCGATTTTATGATAACCTTGTTGATGAAATGGTGGAAGAGGATCTTGCTCTGAAAGCCATTGTTAAGAATGCTGAGCTTTTGGTGTTTCCTTCGACGAAACTGCCATTATCACACTGGA GATTTCAGGGCAAATATTATATGTGGGGGGTCTTTAGGGAAAAGCAAGCTCGGGAGGCATCACGCTGTCCGTCTAGTTACAGCCCGGTGATGCATAGAGATCGCGTGGACGAAAATGGGGTTGTTGCAGCAAATTTTGGAGGGGAGAGCCCCATTACTCCATTAAGCAACTGCAGTagcaaattttga
- the LOC125185119 gene encoding uncharacterized protein LOC125185119 isoform X1 — protein sequence MIKLSILFYPFFRLKEIAWHCEDVEVVDVDHPRYPSCGNMTLRPSTPEIVCLQCGDVGFRNSFVYCVKCVKYAVHRQLNVTCYSFLFLFSYCLNVVPKSLNEFVRWLCDDCEAEVKNQRPHLKIYDTRNKTRNCSTSKHIQRDSGTGTKEKCIVVLTKEEPVSQSSDLCAKMDLVELSATDSDCHVAGLRMIDEAIVLSADESKRHEQSSSHSHKEENIEDNLVLSTLSADDTSRKDCSVEKRSASPVSDLRKGWDTLCSNTSDRPHNECTNVGFNERAKLASESTLSEDMKGITASLKRYYGLHRGSDVKTNPALSRFSSDSGSLGSSKKMKPDTPSAANLNGHKRKPLFAQRVKKHKGFDSGTPSACMTAERSINPTCDGFPKDSTILPPDDCQIRAEPVMEPIWRGSFSISNNQHEILEDIMAHMSLSACQKVYNEARQFIPLLHLEMLPRSHVWPQRFESSESSAGNIALYFFPSERSERFYDNLVDEMVEEDLALKAIVKNAELLVFPSTKLPLSHWRFQGKYYMWGVFREKQAREASRCPSSYSPVMHRDRVDENGVVAANFGGESPITPLSNCSSKF from the exons GAGATAGTATGTTTGCAGTGTGGTGACGTAGGATTCCGTAATTCATTTGTGTACTGTGTCAAATGCGTCAAATATGCTGTGCATCG GCAGCTGAACGTGACATGTTACAGCTTTCTGTTTCTTTTTAG CTATTGCCTTAACGTAGTACCCAAGTCACTCAATGAATTTGTTCGATGGTTGTGTGATGATTGTGAAGCTGAGGTGAAAAACCAACGGCCTCACCTAAAAATTTACGACACTCGTAACAAAACAAGAAACTGCTCAACTTCAAAGCATATTCAACGCGACTCTGGAACAGGAACAAAGGAAAAATGTATAGTGGTGCTCACGAAAGAAGAGCCTGTGTCTCAATCTAGTGATCTGTGTGCAAAGATGGACTTGGTTGAACTGTCTGCAACTGACAGTGACTGTCACGTTGCGGGCTTGAGAATGATAGACGAGGCTATCGTTCTTTCAGCAGATGAAAGCAAAAGACATGAGCAGAGCTCTTCCCATTCGCACAAGGAGGAAAATATCGAGGATAATCTGGTTTTGAGTACATTATCGGCTGATGATACATCTCGGAAAGATTGTTCCGTGGAAAAGAGAAGTGCGAGTCCAGTGTCCGACCTGAGAAAAGGCTGGGATACACTTTGTAGTAACACCTCGGATAGGCCTCATAACGAATGCACTAATGTTGGCTTCAATGAGCGTGCTAAATTGGCTAGTGAATCTACATTATCGGAAGATATGAAGGGCATTACAGCCTCTTTGAAGAGATATTACGGCCTGCATCGTGGGTCAGATGTCAAGACTAATCCTGCGTTGTCTCGTTTCTCGTCAGACAGTGGTTCTTTGGGAAGTTCAAAGAAGATGAAACCTGACACGCCTTCTGCAGCTAATCTCAATGGCCACAAGCGTAAACCTCTGTTTGCTCAACGTGTCAAGAAACACAAAGGGTTCGACTCAGGAACTCCGTCTGCTTGCATGACTGCTGAGAGGAGCATCAATCCAACTTGTGACGGGTTTCCAAAGGATTCAACAATCTTACCACCGGATGATTGCCAAATCCGAGCCGAACCAGTCATGGAACCAATTTGGAG GGGAAGTTTCAGTATTTCCAACAACCAACACGAAATACTAGAGGATATCATGGCTCACATGTCTTTATCGGCATGCCAGAAAGTATACAACGAGGCACGCCAGTTTATACCACTGCTCCACCTAGAAATGCTGCCAAGATCTCATGTCTGGCCACAACGTTTCGAGAGCTCAGAATCGAGTGCTGGAAACATCGCACTCTATTTCTTTCCATCAGAAAG AAGCGAGCGATTTTATGATAACCTTGTTGATGAAATGGTGGAAGAGGATCTTGCTCTGAAAGCCATTGTTAAGAATGCTGAGCTTTTGGTGTTTCCTTCGACGAAACTGCCATTATCACACTGGA GATTTCAGGGCAAATATTATATGTGGGGGGTCTTTAGGGAAAAGCAAGCTCGGGAGGCATCACGCTGTCCGTCTAGTTACAGCCCGGTGATGCATAGAGATCGCGTGGACGAAAATGGGGTTGTTGCAGCAAATTTTGGAGGGGAGAGCCCCATTACTCCATTAAGCAACTGCAGTagcaaattttga
- the LOC125185119 gene encoding uncharacterized protein LOC125185119 isoform X3: MIKLSILFYPFFRLKEIAWHCEDVEVVDVDHPRYPSCGNMTLRPSTPEIVCLQCGDVGFRNSFVYCVKCVKYAVHRYCLNVVPKSLNEFVRWLCDDCEAEVKNQRPHLKIYDTRNKTRNCSTSKHIQRDSGTGTKEKCIVVLTKEEPVSQSSDLCAKMDLVELSATDSDCHVAGLRMIDEAIVLSADESKRHEQSSSHSHKEENIEDNLVLSTLSADDTSRKDCSVEKRSASPVSDLRKGWDTLCSNTSDRPHNECTNVGFNERAKLASESTLSEDMKGITASLKRYYGLHRGSDVKTNPALSRFSSDSGSLGSSKKMKPDTPSAANLNGHKRKPLFAQRVKKHKGFDSGTPSACMTAERSINPTCDGFPKDSTILPPDDCQIRAEPVMEPIWRGSFSISNNQHEILEDIMAHMSLSACQKVYNEARQFIPLLHLEMLPRSHVWPQRFESSESSAGNIALYFFPSERSERFYDNLVDEMVEEDLALKAIVKNAELLVFPSTKLPLSHWRFQGKYYMWGVFREKQAREASRCPSSYSPVMHRDRVDENGVVAANFGGESPITPLSNCSSKF; the protein is encoded by the exons GAGATAGTATGTTTGCAGTGTGGTGACGTAGGATTCCGTAATTCATTTGTGTACTGTGTCAAATGCGTCAAATATGCTGTGCATCG CTATTGCCTTAACGTAGTACCCAAGTCACTCAATGAATTTGTTCGATGGTTGTGTGATGATTGTGAAGCTGAGGTGAAAAACCAACGGCCTCACCTAAAAATTTACGACACTCGTAACAAAACAAGAAACTGCTCAACTTCAAAGCATATTCAACGCGACTCTGGAACAGGAACAAAGGAAAAATGTATAGTGGTGCTCACGAAAGAAGAGCCTGTGTCTCAATCTAGTGATCTGTGTGCAAAGATGGACTTGGTTGAACTGTCTGCAACTGACAGTGACTGTCACGTTGCGGGCTTGAGAATGATAGACGAGGCTATCGTTCTTTCAGCAGATGAAAGCAAAAGACATGAGCAGAGCTCTTCCCATTCGCACAAGGAGGAAAATATCGAGGATAATCTGGTTTTGAGTACATTATCGGCTGATGATACATCTCGGAAAGATTGTTCCGTGGAAAAGAGAAGTGCGAGTCCAGTGTCCGACCTGAGAAAAGGCTGGGATACACTTTGTAGTAACACCTCGGATAGGCCTCATAACGAATGCACTAATGTTGGCTTCAATGAGCGTGCTAAATTGGCTAGTGAATCTACATTATCGGAAGATATGAAGGGCATTACAGCCTCTTTGAAGAGATATTACGGCCTGCATCGTGGGTCAGATGTCAAGACTAATCCTGCGTTGTCTCGTTTCTCGTCAGACAGTGGTTCTTTGGGAAGTTCAAAGAAGATGAAACCTGACACGCCTTCTGCAGCTAATCTCAATGGCCACAAGCGTAAACCTCTGTTTGCTCAACGTGTCAAGAAACACAAAGGGTTCGACTCAGGAACTCCGTCTGCTTGCATGACTGCTGAGAGGAGCATCAATCCAACTTGTGACGGGTTTCCAAAGGATTCAACAATCTTACCACCGGATGATTGCCAAATCCGAGCCGAACCAGTCATGGAACCAATTTGGAG GGGAAGTTTCAGTATTTCCAACAACCAACACGAAATACTAGAGGATATCATGGCTCACATGTCTTTATCGGCATGCCAGAAAGTATACAACGAGGCACGCCAGTTTATACCACTGCTCCACCTAGAAATGCTGCCAAGATCTCATGTCTGGCCACAACGTTTCGAGAGCTCAGAATCGAGTGCTGGAAACATCGCACTCTATTTCTTTCCATCAGAAAG AAGCGAGCGATTTTATGATAACCTTGTTGATGAAATGGTGGAAGAGGATCTTGCTCTGAAAGCCATTGTTAAGAATGCTGAGCTTTTGGTGTTTCCTTCGACGAAACTGCCATTATCACACTGGA GATTTCAGGGCAAATATTATATGTGGGGGGTCTTTAGGGAAAAGCAAGCTCGGGAGGCATCACGCTGTCCGTCTAGTTACAGCCCGGTGATGCATAGAGATCGCGTGGACGAAAATGGGGTTGTTGCAGCAAATTTTGGAGGGGAGAGCCCCATTACTCCATTAAGCAACTGCAGTagcaaattttga
- the LOC125185119 gene encoding uncharacterized protein LOC125185119 isoform X2: MIKLSILFYPFFRLKEIAWHCEDVEVVDVDHPRYPSCGNMTLRPSTPEIVCLQCGDVGFRNSFVYCVKCVKYAVHRQLNVTCYSFLFLFSYCLNVVPKSLNEFVRWLCDDCEAEVKNQRPHLKIYDTRNKTRNCSTSKHIQRDSGTGTKEKCIVVLTKEEPVSQSSDLCAKMDLVELSATDSDCHVAGLRMIDEAIVLSADESKRHEQSSSHSHKEENIEDNLVLSTLSADDTSRKDCSVEKRSASPVSDLRKGWDTLCSNTSDRPHNECTNVGFNERAKLASESTLSEDMKGITASLKRYYGLHRGSDVKTNPALSRFSSDSGSLGSSKKMKPDTPSAANLNGHKRKPLFAQRVKKHKGFDSGTPSACMTAERSINPTCDGFPKDSTILPPDDCQIRAEPVMEPIWSISNNQHEILEDIMAHMSLSACQKVYNEARQFIPLLHLEMLPRSHVWPQRFESSESSAGNIALYFFPSERSERFYDNLVDEMVEEDLALKAIVKNAELLVFPSTKLPLSHWRFQGKYYMWGVFREKQAREASRCPSSYSPVMHRDRVDENGVVAANFGGESPITPLSNCSSKF; the protein is encoded by the exons GAGATAGTATGTTTGCAGTGTGGTGACGTAGGATTCCGTAATTCATTTGTGTACTGTGTCAAATGCGTCAAATATGCTGTGCATCG GCAGCTGAACGTGACATGTTACAGCTTTCTGTTTCTTTTTAG CTATTGCCTTAACGTAGTACCCAAGTCACTCAATGAATTTGTTCGATGGTTGTGTGATGATTGTGAAGCTGAGGTGAAAAACCAACGGCCTCACCTAAAAATTTACGACACTCGTAACAAAACAAGAAACTGCTCAACTTCAAAGCATATTCAACGCGACTCTGGAACAGGAACAAAGGAAAAATGTATAGTGGTGCTCACGAAAGAAGAGCCTGTGTCTCAATCTAGTGATCTGTGTGCAAAGATGGACTTGGTTGAACTGTCTGCAACTGACAGTGACTGTCACGTTGCGGGCTTGAGAATGATAGACGAGGCTATCGTTCTTTCAGCAGATGAAAGCAAAAGACATGAGCAGAGCTCTTCCCATTCGCACAAGGAGGAAAATATCGAGGATAATCTGGTTTTGAGTACATTATCGGCTGATGATACATCTCGGAAAGATTGTTCCGTGGAAAAGAGAAGTGCGAGTCCAGTGTCCGACCTGAGAAAAGGCTGGGATACACTTTGTAGTAACACCTCGGATAGGCCTCATAACGAATGCACTAATGTTGGCTTCAATGAGCGTGCTAAATTGGCTAGTGAATCTACATTATCGGAAGATATGAAGGGCATTACAGCCTCTTTGAAGAGATATTACGGCCTGCATCGTGGGTCAGATGTCAAGACTAATCCTGCGTTGTCTCGTTTCTCGTCAGACAGTGGTTCTTTGGGAAGTTCAAAGAAGATGAAACCTGACACGCCTTCTGCAGCTAATCTCAATGGCCACAAGCGTAAACCTCTGTTTGCTCAACGTGTCAAGAAACACAAAGGGTTCGACTCAGGAACTCCGTCTGCTTGCATGACTGCTGAGAGGAGCATCAATCCAACTTGTGACGGGTTTCCAAAGGATTCAACAATCTTACCACCGGATGATTGCCAAATCCGAGCCGAACCAGTCATGGAACCAATTTGGAG TATTTCCAACAACCAACACGAAATACTAGAGGATATCATGGCTCACATGTCTTTATCGGCATGCCAGAAAGTATACAACGAGGCACGCCAGTTTATACCACTGCTCCACCTAGAAATGCTGCCAAGATCTCATGTCTGGCCACAACGTTTCGAGAGCTCAGAATCGAGTGCTGGAAACATCGCACTCTATTTCTTTCCATCAGAAAG AAGCGAGCGATTTTATGATAACCTTGTTGATGAAATGGTGGAAGAGGATCTTGCTCTGAAAGCCATTGTTAAGAATGCTGAGCTTTTGGTGTTTCCTTCGACGAAACTGCCATTATCACACTGGA GATTTCAGGGCAAATATTATATGTGGGGGGTCTTTAGGGAAAAGCAAGCTCGGGAGGCATCACGCTGTCCGTCTAGTTACAGCCCGGTGATGCATAGAGATCGCGTGGACGAAAATGGGGTTGTTGCAGCAAATTTTGGAGGGGAGAGCCCCATTACTCCATTAAGCAACTGCAGTagcaaattttga
- the LOC125185119 gene encoding uncharacterized protein LOC125185119 isoform X5: MLCIAEVKNQRPHLKIYDTRNKTRNCSTSKHIQRDSGTGTKEKCIVVLTKEEPVSQSSDLCAKMDLVELSATDSDCHVAGLRMIDEAIVLSADESKRHEQSSSHSHKEENIEDNLVLSTLSADDTSRKDCSVEKRSASPVSDLRKGWDTLCSNTSDRPHNECTNVGFNERAKLASESTLSEDMKGITASLKRYYGLHRGSDVKTNPALSRFSSDSGSLGSSKKMKPDTPSAANLNGHKRKPLFAQRVKKHKGFDSGTPSACMTAERSINPTCDGFPKDSTILPPDDCQIRAEPVMEPIWRGSFSISNNQHEILEDIMAHMSLSACQKVYNEARQFIPLLHLEMLPRSHVWPQRFESSESSAGNIALYFFPSERSERFYDNLVDEMVEEDLALKAIVKNAELLVFPSTKLPLSHWRFQGKYYMWGVFREKQAREASRCPSSYSPVMHRDRVDENGVVAANFGGESPITPLSNCSSKF, translated from the exons ATGCTGTGCATCG CTGAGGTGAAAAACCAACGGCCTCACCTAAAAATTTACGACACTCGTAACAAAACAAGAAACTGCTCAACTTCAAAGCATATTCAACGCGACTCTGGAACAGGAACAAAGGAAAAATGTATAGTGGTGCTCACGAAAGAAGAGCCTGTGTCTCAATCTAGTGATCTGTGTGCAAAGATGGACTTGGTTGAACTGTCTGCAACTGACAGTGACTGTCACGTTGCGGGCTTGAGAATGATAGACGAGGCTATCGTTCTTTCAGCAGATGAAAGCAAAAGACATGAGCAGAGCTCTTCCCATTCGCACAAGGAGGAAAATATCGAGGATAATCTGGTTTTGAGTACATTATCGGCTGATGATACATCTCGGAAAGATTGTTCCGTGGAAAAGAGAAGTGCGAGTCCAGTGTCCGACCTGAGAAAAGGCTGGGATACACTTTGTAGTAACACCTCGGATAGGCCTCATAACGAATGCACTAATGTTGGCTTCAATGAGCGTGCTAAATTGGCTAGTGAATCTACATTATCGGAAGATATGAAGGGCATTACAGCCTCTTTGAAGAGATATTACGGCCTGCATCGTGGGTCAGATGTCAAGACTAATCCTGCGTTGTCTCGTTTCTCGTCAGACAGTGGTTCTTTGGGAAGTTCAAAGAAGATGAAACCTGACACGCCTTCTGCAGCTAATCTCAATGGCCACAAGCGTAAACCTCTGTTTGCTCAACGTGTCAAGAAACACAAAGGGTTCGACTCAGGAACTCCGTCTGCTTGCATGACTGCTGAGAGGAGCATCAATCCAACTTGTGACGGGTTTCCAAAGGATTCAACAATCTTACCACCGGATGATTGCCAAATCCGAGCCGAACCAGTCATGGAACCAATTTGGAG GGGAAGTTTCAGTATTTCCAACAACCAACACGAAATACTAGAGGATATCATGGCTCACATGTCTTTATCGGCATGCCAGAAAGTATACAACGAGGCACGCCAGTTTATACCACTGCTCCACCTAGAAATGCTGCCAAGATCTCATGTCTGGCCACAACGTTTCGAGAGCTCAGAATCGAGTGCTGGAAACATCGCACTCTATTTCTTTCCATCAGAAAG AAGCGAGCGATTTTATGATAACCTTGTTGATGAAATGGTGGAAGAGGATCTTGCTCTGAAAGCCATTGTTAAGAATGCTGAGCTTTTGGTGTTTCCTTCGACGAAACTGCCATTATCACACTGGA GATTTCAGGGCAAATATTATATGTGGGGGGTCTTTAGGGAAAAGCAAGCTCGGGAGGCATCACGCTGTCCGTCTAGTTACAGCCCGGTGATGCATAGAGATCGCGTGGACGAAAATGGGGTTGTTGCAGCAAATTTTGGAGGGGAGAGCCCCATTACTCCATTAAGCAACTGCAGTagcaaattttga
- the LOC125220724 gene encoding dof zinc finger protein DOF5.3-like: MTLEVEIGAIVEVLADAEDDPIFNHHTKPPLLISKWRPSNDVVAAAPSCPRCFSSNTKFCYYNNYSVSQPRYFCKSCRRYWTRGGSLRNVPVGGSCRKSRRPTPPPAAPPTPEASVSAPAAENFEMFPELEGFEWPPPLVEGFEEVFWSGGDRRRMSYEDLMSDNWDLSAYDHF, from the exons ATGACCCTTGAGGTCGAAATAGGTGCCATCGTTGAGGTGTTAGCGGATGCAGAAGACGATCCAAT cTTCAACCACCACACCAAGCCCCCATTGCTAATCAGCAAATGGCGGCCGAGCAACGACGTCGTCGCGGCCGCCCCGAGCTGCCCTCGATGCTTCTCCTCCAACACCAAATTCTGCTACTACAACAACTACAGCGTCTCCCAGCCTCGCTACTTCTGCAAGTCCTGCCGCCGCTACTGGACCCGCGGCGGCTCCCTCCGCAACGTCCCCGTCGGCGGCTCCTGCCGCAAATCCCGCCGCCCCACCCCTCCCCCCGCCGCCCCTCCAACTCCGGAGGCCTCTGTCTCTGCGCCGGCCGCGGAGAATTTTGAGATGTTTCCGGAATTGGAGGGGTTTGAATGGCCGCCGCCGTTGGTGGAGGGATTTGAGGAGGTGTTTTGGAGCGGCGGCGATCGTAGGAGAATGTCGTACGAGGATTTGATGAGTGACAATTGGGATCTGTCGGCTTATGATCATTTTTAG